The Zeugodacus cucurbitae isolate PBARC_wt_2022May chromosome 4, idZeuCucr1.2, whole genome shotgun sequence genome includes the window ggctgacattgttattgctgttaatgctggttcccaggtagacgaaattatctacaacttcaaagttatgactgtcaacagtgacgtgggagccaggagatatttcgtcttgtcctcgttcaccaacagacccatacgcttcgcttccttatccagtctggaaaaagcagaactaacggcgcgggtgttgtttccaatgatatcgatatcatcggcgtacgccagtagctgtacactcttatagaacaTTGTACCTTccctgtttagctctgcagctcgtattattttctccagcatcaggttaaagaaatcacacgagagtgagtcaccttgtctgaaacctagtctggtatcgaacggctcggagaggtccttcccgatcctcacggggcttttggtgttgctcaacgtcagcttacacagccgtattagttttgcggggataccaaattcagacatcgcggcataaaggcagctccttttcgtgctgtcgaaagcagctttaaagtcgacaaagagatggtgtgtgtcgatcctattttcacgggtcttctccaaaattttgcgcatggtgaatatctggtctgttgttgattttccaggtctaaagccacactgataaggtccaatcagtttgttgacggtgggctttagtctttcacacaagaCTAAATcgccttatacgcgatgttgaggaggcttatcccacggtaattggcgcaaattgtggggtctccctttttgtgtattgggcagagtacactgagattccaatcgtcaggcatgctttcttccaaccatattctgcaaagaagctgatgcaagcaccttatctgctcttcgccgccgtatttgaatagctcggcccaTAATCCATCGgaccccgccgccttattgttcttcaagcgggtaattgctattcgaatttcttcacggtcgggcaatggaacatctgctccatcgtcgtcgattgggcctgtcggccagcttgtcaagctcttcatactcacgcatttcggcctctttctgtttttgtctgcaaatgcgtctcgcttccctcttcagctctcgatatctttcccatcccgctcgtgttgcggtcgatcgcaacgttgcgaggtaggcagtctgttttctctccactgcgagacgacaatcctcatcataccagctgtttttctggcttttccgaaaaccaatggtttcggttgcagctgtacgtaaggagtttgatatgccgtcccacagctcccttataccgagatgctgatgagtgctctcagagagcaggagtgcaagtcgagtagaaaatcgttcggctgtcggttgtgattgcagcttctcgatgtcgaaccttccttgtgtttgttgacgtgtgcacttttctacacagaggcgggtgcgtattttagctgctacaagatagtggtccgagtcgatgttgggaccacgcagcgtacgcacatcagaaacactggagacatgtcgtccatctatcacaacatgatcgatctggttgcgatggattttcttatgctggaatctagtactacagacgaccatatttcgggccccggcgaagtcgatcagcctcagaccgtttggtgatgtttcgtcatggaggctgaattttccgactgttgtgccaaagacaccttctttacccaccctagcgttgaaatcgccaagcacgattttgacatcgtggcgggggcagcgctcataggtacgttctaggcgctcatagaaggtatctttgatcacttcgtccttctcttctgtcggggcgtgggcgcaaatcagcgatatgttgaagaacctcgctttgatgcggattgtggctagacgttcatccaccggagtgaatgccaggactcggcgacggagtctctctcccaccacgaatcccacaccgaatttgcgctcctttatatgaccgctgtagtagatgtcacaaggacccaccttcttccgtccttgtcccaaccatcgcatttcttggattgcggtgatgtcagcctttactcttacgaggacatcaaccagctgggcagaggcaccttcccaattaagggtccggacattccaggtacatgcccttaaatcgtagtcctttaaacgtttgcagtggtcgtcatcgaaattggggtctctcatccgaggctgttttgttcttttcattgggggggtgtttttatgtggtgggtcccaaaccctacgcacaaccgcgaagcgggtttcgccttctcactttagctcgcctccaaacggatgtctgttggctacccagaggatacttggtttaagaccggaagtcgtgagctgcttgagccacatgtaaaagaatcgttcctggccattcccaagtgaatgacagtcagcaactttcctcacttacgtgaacttctacatatgactccatcctccatctctgtaccaaaaattattaaaatcgggtcataaccttcCTTCGCTTCCATATACCAGATTACaggttttacaaaaatactgtgttctttattccacatatatcggttaaaatgtgagatatcttacaaaaattaagtgagcgtatagtcttggatgtagtgtaccttggtagtgaaaatgagagaaatcggttcagaaattacctaagtccacatatactatatatgatgattttcgatattctagtggactttatgccatatattgtcaaattgtgtgttatcttaataaaactatatcaataaatttcgagagtataaaatgttcggttgcactcgaacttaacctttcattacttgttttttaaagaTGACAGTACAAAAGCATATAAATGTGGCCAATAGAcattaatatttaactttttaacccgaaaataatattcattcggcaatcatatttgaacgaaagtTTATTATTAACTTCACATGTCTATTACAGGTGATCATTATGTAAAGTAATGaggctaaaataaaatttcaggcactttcaatttatattcattcattaatatttaataagattGCCAATACAGCACAAGTTTTTGCAAAAGTTAATTCAGTTTACTTTTCTTACATCTTTTGCGATTCATGCTAAAAAAGTGTCAGCTTGTACGACTAACACAGTGCgcacataataaaacattttcctatgtatacaaataatgaaatatagttATTAAGGCGTTAAAGCAAGAATGCACCTTTGGCGCACCCTTTTAAAATATTCCATACAATTTTAATGATCATACTATTTTCAGCTATGCAATCCGATATGAAATGAAACGAACACCCGCCCAACTTATTTTTAACTCCCTCTAGTGAGCATAAACCGCAAACTTCTTACTTATGTCCTTTAAGCGCTTGTGTGCATGTGTAAGTATCTATATTGTATGCTCAGAAATTTTACAAGCCCTTTATATGCTataaactttatatatttttaaatacatatttactttgaaCTTTTTAGTGCAAGTGAAACTGCTTTGCAGAAGCTCTGCATGTGAGGACAATGACTCCTGAGAGCAACCAGAAATGCAACGAAACCACATGAGAGTGTATGCGAAGTTGGGCTGCTGAGCGGTTGGCAGTAAAGAGAAAATCTATAGGAGGAGAGAAATAGTTTAAAATGTAGAAcaataatgtattttttatttttgaaatgttctATCGGTGTTGCAAAATCTTCGACAgtgataattttaaacaaaatgccatacaaaattccaaaaTGAAGTATTTAGTAATTccatttttgtaacaaaaatgttttaaacatTTGATCATTTGACTAagccttaatatatatattataattagatataaataaatattggtttTGCTTTCAAATACAACTTATGGCAACTCTGAACGTAGGttaatgttattttaaataagaCATTAAGAACTgctctcaaatatattaaaaagcgTCGCGCCTTCAGCAGCAATCTCTAGCAAAAAGGAGAGCGAAGGATATGGTGTGAGCATAACGGAGAGATAGCCACTGGGAGCGTATTGTTTGCAGATATTTTGCAGACTTGCAGCTTTTGCCGGCCAAAGCTATATAAAGAAGCCGCATAATGAAAACAAAGTCATAGGCCGCCATAGAGCGTTAGTGTTTACACtgaaaacgtttaaaggacacaataaaaagaaatacaataaatacaataaatacgcTAGAAGTGTgcaaaaaaacgaagaaaataagaaaataaaaataaagaagttACAAGAAAGTGCATAAACTACTACAAGTGCGCTCGAAAAATTGTCTGATTGCTTAAgatatttcaaatcaaattaagTTATGAAAAGTGGCAAGTAATATAATCGACTCCATTAAAGTATTTAAGTAAAACATTCCAAAATAACCGCAATGGGTACCTTGCATGTCTGCTTCGCCGATGTGCCGCACTACACAAGCGCCACCTCAGCCTTAGCAGCCTCAACCCTATGCACCACCAACTCAACTGGAGCCCCGTATGAGCTGAATGGTGTTAACGCCGGCGACAGTAATAGCGCGACAACAATGACGTTGCATACCGATCTGAACAAGGACACGCCGCCATGCAGCCTATCGCCTGGTGCCGCCAGCAGTACGCACAGCATTTCGCCAACTCCGCGCTATGAACGCAACATGAGTTTCTTTCAGCAACTCAGTCGCCGCTTTGGACTGCTGCGCTCCAGCGATGACCCAGTTTTCAGTGCCGCCGAAGATGACTCGACCGATTCGTGCTCGTCGAATATCGTTGCAATGCCAACCGTGCAGCGTTCAACCGGTGCAATGGGTACGTCATCGCCGCCAAATGGCGGTAATGCGGCAAACGCCAGCAACGGCTCTAACTGCGCTGGGACACGCTTGGAAATAGGTGACGCCTGCATGAAGGACGGTCACGGCTCAAGCAGTGAACACATATCGTGCGCTTCCAGCGAGACAAGCAGCACCGTCGACAttgacgaacaacaacaacaacaacagcgacattcaccaacaataacaaccacaaaCTCGACAGCGGCCAAAGAGCGACGCTCCAGTGCACGCGCCAGCTTCTCGCGTCTGCATCGTCGCTCCACCTCTTCCATTCGACGCGCATTCGAAAGTTTCTCACTATCATCACGTTCGCTATCGTGTAGCGGAGCCAATGCGGCCACAAGCGTCGACACACCTCACAACGCCCATCCACGCAGTGCCACCAACAATACACCCATCAAATCGGCACTGAAATATAATTCCAATGCGGAGCTGAATAGAAAGGCACAGGCTGGCACCTCGAATTCGGCAACCAGCTTACACTTGTCAGCAGCATCAGCCTCAGCTACGTCATCGGCGGCATTAAAGTCCTCGAAGGGCAAAACGAAGCCACCACCACAACGCATACTCCGTCAGCCAGTCTCCTATACGTATCTGAAGGGTATATCCGGTCTGCCGACACAACGAGTGCC containing:
- the LOC105214920 gene encoding uncharacterized protein LOC105214920, which gives rise to MGTLHVCFADVPHYTSATSALAASTLCTTNSTGAPYELNGVNAGDSNSATTMTLHTDLNKDTPPCSLSPGAASSTHSISPTPRYERNMSFFQQLSRRFGLLRSSDDPVFSAAEDDSTDSCSSNIVAMPTVQRSTGAMGTSSPPNGGNAANASNGSNCAGTRLEIGDACMKDGHGSSSEHISCASSETSSTVDIDEQQQQQQRHSPTITTTNSTAAKERRSSARASFSRLHRRSTSSIRRAFESFSLSSRSLSCSGANAATSVDTPHNAHPRSATNNTPIKSALKYNSNAELNRKAQAGTSNSATSLHLSAASASATSSAALKSSKGKTKPPPQRILRQPVSYTYLKGISGLPTQRVPRSAVCCQYARR